A region of the Drosophila ananassae strain 14024-0371.13 chromosome XL, ASM1763931v2, whole genome shotgun sequence genome:
TAAGGATCAGATCGGaattggggaagatatagCTATTTCCGTGGGCCCTATGGGGGAAAACCCACTTTTCTAGGGGTCCCATGGGGAAAAAttgggaaaaaattgaaaaaatatttcgcatcgggattttgatgcagatcgacggggaatcgatccagaaatcgtttaaggtattccgcttgggaatcggatcaaaattggagaagatatagacatcccagtAGCCGATGAAATCGAGGAGGCCTCGAAGTAGGATCTTTCAAGCGAGTACGATTGGGAAACTTCGATAGGCTTCAGTACGAATAACTTCATTCAGTAGACAACTACATAAGTAAGatcaaaattacaaaatttcaaaaaagtgttttttcttttattattatatatattttaatttatttttgtaaaatttcagGAATCATTGCAAAGGTGGAACAGTAAAGGGGTCTCTATACAACCTATTATATTTGCTGTGGGTCTGAGTCGGTAACTTATCTTTTACTTAGTTAATAGCTCTTATTATTATCTATTATCTATGTTATCCAGCTATTGCTTATCGAAGGATAATGGAGAAAAAGAATAATGGGAAAAAGAATGTATGCTTCGGCTTCCGAAGCATACATTCACCGGAAATTCAGCGCCGGTTCGAACACGTACCCAGTAAGGTGGGATTGTATATCGCGAATTTGCCGGCACCACGTGTCCTTTCCAACTCTAACCGATCCTGGCGCCAGGGAGTCGTTGAGAAGATGCCCAAGATAGAGGAATCACCTGTTGAAACTAGTGGCTCCTCCActgatgctgctgctcctgctgctcctgctgatGTGGCCGTCGCCCCCGTCGTCGCCACTGCCGAGCCCAAGATTGAGCCTTTAAAGATAAAAGTGCAGGTAGGTCTGCTCTAAGAGCAGACTCTAGAGACTCTACTAGAACCACTAAGCTAGGATGACATTGTGACCGCAAATCCAAATCCACCTGACCAATCCTTTATCTCTTAGAAAGCAACTCAAACAATTATATCGGTATCCTCCAATGGAGAGATCATAATTTTAGGAGACGACATGGAAACACAGGCTCCACAAGCACAAAAAGCAGAACCAGCCCCCAATCCCGTCCAGCCACCACAGGCGGAACCCTACACTGACTCCGAGGACGGTGATGACTATGAGAGTGATAGTACAGAAGATTATTACAATTTAGACACATCCTCCGAAGGTtccgatgacgatgacgatgtcCCCAACAACTTGTATGGCTTGCTGCTGGTGACCATGGAGGttctatttaattaaaattagttACAGAATTTTGGGCCCAAAAGAGCTTCGTtgagcttttaaatttaaaaattaacaaaaaaaaaattatataaagttTCATAAAACGTAATCAAGATGGCGTTTTTATTTCGTTCTAGATCTGTTTCATATGATTTTTCATAgagaatatatttaatttattaaatttaaagtgaaatttaggttttttttttaaatttaaaacgaAAAGTAACAGAAATATTTGGTATTTGGCGGAGAAACCAGCCACGGTAACACTGCAGTTGACCCCTGTTTCGTGCAGTACGGTCCCACTGGCcgacaacaaaataaaaaaatccaatttGCGAAACGATTTTTATTTCGAATATCCCGACTATGACGACACCTAGCTAAAATCAAGTGGTATTATAATTAGTTAAACGCATCGGCGACGCAAAGCGAAACGAACGAACGAGCTTGGGGGAGCGGAGAACGGACAAGAGCCCTGGAGAGGTGGAGTGGAGGAGGAAGAGCTATGACGATGACCGCCTCGGACAAGTACACGTACCAGCGGACGGTGCTCTGTTTGGCCCGCGTTCTGGCCGGGATCCAGCCGACGCCATGGGAGAAGGTACATAGCACATGTGACATCCCGGATATCCGGGTGGGAAATTGCCATGGAAATCGACTTTTCACTTCCCACACTGACCTTGAAAGGCGACCACAAAACAGACATGCGTGGGCATGGGCCCCCCTCCAAGGGGCGGTGGGGCGGTGAAAAGGGAATTGCGAATAGCGACACAGATGAACCAATAACGATGTGTCATC
Encoded here:
- the LOC6504899 gene encoding uncharacterized protein LOC6504899, which translates into the protein MEKKNNGKKNVCFGFRSIHSPEIQRRFEHVPSKVGLYIANLPAPRVLSNSNRSWRQGVVEKMPKIEESPVETSGSSTDAAAPAAPADVAVAPVVATAEPKIEPLKIKVQKATQTIISVSSNGEIIILGDDMETQAPQAQKAEPAPNPVQPPQAEPYTDSEDGDDYESDSTEDYYNLDTSSEGSDDDDDVPNNLYGLLLVTMEVLFN